From the genome of Clostridiaceae bacterium:
AATTTTTCGTACACAGGATTTTGTACGGTAATTGTATTATAATTTTTGCTTATCTTTCCGAAAAAAATATATTTTTCGCCTACCCGGAACACATTTTTTAAAAAACTCTGATTAAACCATACTGCTGTGATGGAGGCATTTTCTTCTTTTATTAGTACCTTTTGAATTGTCATTCCTCTTCTTGGCCTGCTTTCAATAACAGTTGAAGCAATTATTCCTTTAAAGCCGGCCATTTCACCATCTTCCAGTTCTCTGATTTCCTTGATCCGGCTTCTGTCTTCATAGTCCCTGGGATAGTATGTAATAAGATCTTCTATAGTAAATATGCCCAATTTGTTCAGCAGGGCGGCTCTGGAATTCCCGACGCCTTTAATTTGCGTTACAGGTTCTTTAAGTATACTTATTTTATCTTCCTCCATTTACTATTTGTATGATAAAACTTATAATACTGTTATTATTTTATATTAATTATATCCATTTTACCAGGATGACAAAAAACATGTACCATCCATAAAATGTGATTATAGTGAAAATTGCTATAAAAACCCTTGCAGAGTTAATTAATAATATGTTAAAATGGTTATTGTTTTATGAGATTATACATTAATAATTAATATTTAGTAAAGTTTAGTTTCCCCGAGTTGCTCGAAGGAGGTGCAGATAAATGGCAAAATGTGATATATGCAGCAAGAAAACTATTTTTGGAAACAATGTAAGTCACTCTGTTAGAAGGACAAATAGATCCTGGAAACCTAATGTCAGGAAGGTCAGAGTCATTGAAAATGGTACAGCTAAGTCTTTAAATGTTTGTACAAGTTGTTTGCGTTCTAATAAGGTAACAAGGGCTATATAAGAGTTTTCTCTTATATGTCTATAATATTTAAGCAACATAAAAAAGCGTTAAAACGCTTTTTTTATGTTGCTTAAATATTATAATTATTCATTATTCATTCTAAGTATTTTTTTAAGCATCTTCCCAATAATCCCCGGCATTCTTATTATTACAACCTTCATGCGCTACTCCCCCTCATTTAGATAGTTAGCATTAAATAATATATTTTTATATCTTCCCACTCCCATTATATTCCTCACACAGTTTTTGGTTACAAAAATTCACAATTCTCCCAAGCTCTTAGGTGAAAAATTCATGTGACGGAAGTATTAAAACCTGGATCTATGAAATATGATTATAAAGAGAATAATAAACTATAAGGTGGTCATTGGTTTGTATATTATAATAATAAGACAATTTAAAAAGAAAATATTTATTTTGACTTCCCTTTTACTACTATTTTTTTTATCCTATTACATGCTTGATCTGTTCTTAACCAGATTTATGATACTGAATATTACAATTAATGATTACTTAACATTTTCTTATCCTCTTAAATACCAGGTAGGCAGCATATATGTGAATGATCAACTAAAAAATGTAGATCTGGTTGTAAATTACACTTATAAAAAACCTGACACAATAAAATTTTCAAATTATAAATCATTAAAAGGAAAATTCAGTTTTAACTATCCCTCCGCTTTTTCCCTGGACGAAAAATATTTCTCGGGCAGTGATATCCTTTATCATATAGATTTTTTTAATAAAAGAGAAAACACCCATGGTTTTATCCAGGTATGGAATCAGCCTTATTCTCTTGAAGAGTTTCTGAAAAATTCTAAAGAAACTTCTCATCTCAATTTTATTGAGT
Proteins encoded in this window:
- a CDS encoding 50S ribosomal protein L28, whose protein sequence is MAKCDICSKKTIFGNNVSHSVRRTNRSWKPNVRKVRVIENGTAKSLNVCTSCLRSNKVTRAI